From the genome of Rana temporaria chromosome 8, aRanTem1.1, whole genome shotgun sequence:
aagtgcagCCTAagcttcattctgcactcctgtgacccatttccaGCAGATGGTCTGAAGCCCTGTGTCACCTaaagtcacagagccggtccaggctgggaAAAGATCACGACAATATGGTCGGGATCCGCCCACAACCCTGGACCGGCACCCGGCCAGAGTTAGgcaggtttaaaaccactttgttttttttatagtatatggCATTTATATGGCACTGCACAGATTAGCtcagaactgacacttcctttGCAGAAACTATATAATCCCACAATCACAGGGATTCTCAATATAGTAATCTGACAGTTGGCTAATCTGACGGTCGAGTAAGCCAACCATCAGATTAGGCAGCCGTCGAGTTGGCTAACCTGACGGTTGGATAATGTGATGGTTGGCTAACTTGACGGTTGGCTTACTCGACTGTTGGCTTAGCCAACCGTCAGATTAACCAATCGTCGAGTTGGCTAACTAGAGTAATCTGACAGTCGAGTAAGACAATCGTCAGAATAGGTAACCATCGAGTTGGCTAACCTGACGGTTGCTAATCTGACTGTTGGCTAACTCGAAGGTTAGCTTAGCCAACCGTCAGATTACTATATTAAGAATCCCAGTGATTGTGGGATTATATAGTTTTTGCAAAGGAAGTGTCAGTCCTGACTACAGAGGTCACTAGGTAATCTGTGCAGTGccatataagaaaaaaataaacaaagtggTTTCAAACCTGGCTAACTCGACGGTTGACTAACTCAACGGTTGTCTAACTCGACGAAAAGCTTAGCGACGGTCGAGTAATCTGATGGTCGAGTAATCTGACGGTCAAGTAAGACAACCTTCAGATTAGGCAACCGTCGAGTTGGTTAATCTGACGGTTGGCTAAACTAACCATTGAGTTAGCCAACCGTTAGTCTGTTGGTATATCTATAAGTTTCTTTCTCCAAGTGGTGCTGAAAAACAACGGTCAACATGACTGACTAGCACAGTCTATAATCTCCAACATATCCCAAGGTGTGCAGGAACAGAGTCAGGAACTGTAGAAGGCAGGGATCACAACTGGAGTGtctaaaaaaatagaagaaaccAGCAAACGTCTAAGCAGACCAACTGGAATATCACTTGTGTAGGGTTGTACCAAAATGTTATTATACGGTTGAACTAAACAAATCATCCTGTGAAAGATCAATTGTCAGCAGCATCAGCAGGGGTGTGTTTTTTGATGTCTAATTAGATGTCCTTTTGCCATTGCAGGAACTGGcaacagaggaggtaataagatattattgtatatttacacccagtaacccccccccccccctgtaatgtccgtcctcttcctccatagtcactgtaacGTTTATTAGAGATAgaaagagcctctggtttatagaccagatatatcctaaatatagagccatttatccaactgtccatccagagcctctggtttatagactagatacatcctaaatatagagccatttatccaactgtccatccagagactctggtttatagactggatatatcctaaatatagaaccatttatccaactgtccatccatctgaattccttgataacgcgataTGCTCCTGCACGAGCACTAACAGCTGGTCTTGTCACTTGCCCATCTGCCCGTTTGCTTACCTTTGGGGGCAGACGCTTTTCTGTGAGGGCAGCGgctctatggaatagtctccctgtttccattcggtctctcccctctattatgtcctttcgtaaaaggctaaaaacgtgtttttttcagGAAAAGCAGGCAGAGTCATGTTAGTTCTCCCTTTTGTTCCCTGgtgatctgttttttatttttttgctctccttttttcttttccttctatttctttcCCTCCTTGACTTGATTTATCCATTTACAGTtatgtcttctgcgcttagacactgccctgacgggtcagtatttggcgcattataaatttattaaatcaatcaatcaatcaatcagagcctctggtttatagactggatatatcctaaatatagagccatttatccaactgtctattcagagcctctggtttatagctcagatacatcctaaatatagagctatttatccaactgtccatccagagcctctggtttatagaccggatacatcctaaatatagagccatttatccaactgtccatccagaacctctggtttatagactggatacatcctaaatatagagctatttatccaactgtccatccagagcctctggtttatagaccggatacatcctaaatatagagccatttatccaactgtccatccagagcctctggtttgtaGACCGGTtatatcctaaatatagaaccatttatccaactgtccatccagagcctctggtttgtaGACCGGAtatatcctaaatatagaactatttatccaactgtccatccagagcctctggtttttcGGCAAGTATCTGTTGTCATGTTAGGGTcgtcttgttttttcttttggcaCGTGTCTTTCTTTCATCATGGTTGACGAGGATCTACATCACAGGATGACGTTGGCAATGAATCTACATCACAAGATATTTCTTTTAGTAAGGAATtctcaaaaatataaatataatatattatatatatatatatatatatatatatatatatattataataatatatataatatagagcGATtgatccaactgtccatccagagtctCTAGTTTATACACCAAATACATTGTaaatcacaaatgcacttctggaagaatggtcaaacattcccatagacacactccttaaccttgtggacagccttctcacaagagttgaagctggtatagctgcaaagagtgggccaactcaatattgaaccctacggactaagactgggatgccattaaagttcatgtgtgtacaAAGAAGGACAGCCAGAACCTAAGAATTTACCACAGTATAGTAATCCCAGGGCATGTGCCACTGGGGATATCCAACAATACTGCTTACACTGTCCATCTTGGAACCAAAAAATTTGCGACAACCATTGGTGCACAGAGATGGGTGGAAACGGATAAGGACACCATAAAAATATTTCACAAGGTAGGAGTTCAATGGTGGGAAAAAAACATAGACAGCAATCTAATACTGATCTCCAAATATTAATCGAGTAAACTTCAGGATAAGGCAAAATCATATAAAAAGAGCATTGTAGTGTTACAACGTTACATGTTTCACGTGTTGTTGAACCTTAGAGCAAGACccagttttatttttgtaattacatttttttttacatttattgtgTTTTATAAGGTTCATGTctaactccaaagacatgctgataggttaattggcttccgtctaaaattggccctagtatataaaggtggttagggaccttagattgtaagctcctttagggtagggaccgatgtgaatgtacaatgtatatgtaaagcgctgcgtaaattgaaggcgctatataagtacctaaataataataataataataataataataataatatgtgtgCAAACACAGCCGTCGCCAAAGAGAAACAGCTGCAGTTTGTATtgtctccacaagatggtgatcttacATGTCAATGGTGGAACgcaaagacaggaagtgatgtcaagcTCAGGCGGGACATTCTGGGTGAGAGGTCAGTtgagaggaagtagagaggagacattacaggaactggcagcagaggaggtaataagatattattttatatttgcacccagtaacccccccccGTCGTGTCCGtcttcttcctccatagtcactgtgatgtttATTTGAAATTGAAAGAGTAATGCTTTAATATGTGTTTAGAAGATTCCTAAATATGAAACCATTTCTCCAaaagatacatcctaaataataggggtgagctccggcgtgttcacacaccccacatgcagagcccgccagtagggttgccacctcatccctttaaacccgaacacatatgaattacacaggttctggagctaatgtaatgcagataagGTACCAAGTGAGTCTAATTAGACCTTAAtcaccacagaacctgtgtaatacatacgtgtttgggtttaaagcatgggtgttcaacctgtggccctccagctgctgcagaactacaaatcccatcatgcctcagcatttggaagtcatgcttgtaacagtcagccttgcaatgcatcatgggacttgtagttccgcaacagctggagggccacaggttgagcacccatggtttaaagggatgaggtggcaacctgaccaggaagtcggcactgtgctGCGCTAATTACAGGCAggaagacattgtcccgatgctcggctgcagagatcgggaaatgtctccctggctgtgattagcgcagcacagtgccgacttcctggcgggctctgcatgtggggtGTGCGAACAatccggagctcatccttagtgctaaatatagagccatttatccaactgtccatccagagcctctggtttatagaccagatacatcttaaatatagaaccatttatccaactgtccatccagagcttctggtttatagaccagacgaatcctaaatatagaaccatttatccaactgtccattcagagcctctggtttatacaccagatacatcctaaatatagaaccatttatccaactatccatccagagcctctggtttatagaccagatacattctAAATATCagttggcggctggtgctcaaaatatttggggggagcaaacgaaaaagaaaatcatcaattgcagcctcactgtgcccatcaaaggcagccactttgcccatcaaacacagccactgtgcccatcaattgtcgccactgtgccatcaaactaaactactgtgccatcaaacgcaacctttgtgcccatcaattgtcgccactgtgccatgccataaaacgcagccactgtgcccatcaattgtcgccactgtgccatcaaacgcaaccactgcgctatcaaacgcaaccactgtgcctatcaattgtcgccactgtgccatgccatcaaatgcaaccactggataccatttatccaactgtccatccagagcctttgTTTTATAgatcggatacatcctaaatatagaaccatttatccaactgtccatccagagagCCTCTgttttatagaccggatacatcctaaatatagagccatttatccaactgtccacccagagcctctggtttatagaccagataaatCCCACatatagtgtttttattttctttttttgaaaatgGTCAAGCCATCTGAGATTAAAAATAGAGCTCAGGGCCTGGCAGCCAAGGACTTTTTTTCATGTGCATTGATGtggccttaaaggagaagtttggaAGTAACAAGTTCAAACTTAGATGCTCCCCTCCAAGCTGCAGCATCCATGTAACACTGCAGTTGTCCCACATGGCTCTAAGACCAATAGCCAAGCAGTCACATGACTGCTGTTCATTCAGCTCTCGATCTTCTACTCCATCACTCACTGGAGTGTCAGGCTGGAGAGGTGGGTCAACTCTCAGCTGCACGCTGAAAGGCTGAGCCATCTGTCAGTCAGGTGGATCCCAACAATGTTGCCGTAGTTCTCTTCTAAATATCAATTGAGGCACAATCTGAGGTGTCAGAACTATGGAGGAGCTCTGTGCAGCTCCCAGCACAGTCCAGATAATTCTCAGAGTATTATTTGTCTACAGAGAGGAATATGGATCACATGATCACGTCAATGAAGATGGAGAAGGGCTGGaatcacatgactgagaggatattggacctcaccctggagatcatctacctgctgaccggagaggtgaggaggattctgggaggtcacatgacatcactcttatggctgtaattaaaaaacaaaactgattggacATGTAAAGATTCTGGGAAGTCTGTAGTGATCATTGTTATTTTCTCTCTTTACACAGGATTATAAAATAGTGAATAAAACATCTGGTGATCCATTAACACCCAGCAACTGTTCTCAGGGGACATCGCCCATCACAGTGTCTCCACCTCACTGCCCGACAACAGAGGTAACCAGTGCCATGGAGATTCTGGAAGTCACCAACAAGATCACTGAGCtactgaccagagaggtgagcggtcctgggaattctgggacattatccagtaacagacaagggatgtgtctggatggtgacggtatcattgtgtgtgtcaggttcctataaggtgtcaggatgtcactgtctatttctccatggaggagtgggagtatttagaaggacacaaggatctctacaaggacgtcatgatggagaatcagccgcccctcacatcaccgggtaagaggagactggaGAGAGCACTATGGAGGGTCCACACCTAGTttccccccatcatctgataaacacatagaaacaatgtattcagtcagtgtgtgtgtttcctacagatggatccagtaatgggaacccaccagagagatgtccccgtcctctgtattcccgggattccacaatGGAAGATGAAGAGATCCCTCACCATGATCAGGTAGGTGGAATGGAGCGCCTAAAAGTTAAAAGTGAATCAAAAACTCTAGTAGATGACATTCCAGTTGTTGTAGAAATAATTTGAACAGATGTTGTATTATATCATTTTGGGGTTTAGGGTAATGACCTGGTTGTTGTGAAAGTTAaaattaaagaggaagaagaagagatgttggtgagtggagatcagcagtctatggaggaggggaagacgaTTATGAAAACTAAACAGGAGGAATCTTCTCTAGGTATTGGCACAGGTAAGTAATAACActaaaggttttatttttgtagccacaacaaaaaaaatcactgtactcTGTCTAATGTGATTATTTCCTATGATGATTAGTGCCATCTATTGGCTGTAATGTGATATTTTTCCTGAAATGCCACAATCAGAAAACATATAGGGGATGCCCTGGAGAAGTGCCCTGGAAGATTAGGAAAGGAGGCTCATATGGGTCATATTTTGAGACACGATTAAGGATGTAGCTTCGATCACAGAGTTGTGGATGGATGTGTATGTTGTTAGTAatgttaattgtatttatttcacAAGTGGGAGCAGCTGGACAAATTGGTAAAGGGGGTGGTGGACgctgagtggttggtaaggtggataagcctGATAAAAGCATTCTTGGTCGATTGAAGGGGAGATAGCCTTTGTAGAGGTAAGTCAAATGGTAGAGAGTAGAAATAGAGAATGGAGAGAGAGATAACATAGGGTTTAGTAGCTCATGATTGGACAATGTGAGTCTTAGCTAGCAAGTTCAGAAGCCAGGTCAGCATCAAAAAGTAATCTCAACTTCTGTAAACTGAAGGAGTCATCAATTCAGATTTTGGAGCCGATAGGATCAGCAAATGAACTATAGTCACATGATCTATGTGCAGTCATTTGGTTTATAAATGATTGTTGTCTTGGTACTACAAAAAGATGATGGGTTTTGTTAGAAATAAAATTGGCAACAGTCTGTGCTACTCTTGTCCAACATAGAAAACTTCACATCCCTTTGATAGGGAAAAGATTATTTTCAGTCCATAAGAACATCATCAACGTATCTACTCCACCACAGCAAATTTCCAAGAAATATTGTAGAGGCATTTAAAACCATATGGTTGACTCATCGAAAGGTAACTGCTGTACTTACCACACTACCCAACGTTctatacaccatatgaaaggtccatctacATTCTTtagtataacgtcatgttcccaacaaatgatgaggagatactgtacaccatatgaaaggtccatctccattcctcaatataacgtcatgttcccaacaaatgaagaGTAGAACTATAGTCACATGATCTATGTACAGTCATTTGGTTTGTAAATGATTGGTGTCTTGGTACTGCAAAATGATAaggaaaagtttatttttagtccATAAGAACATCATCAACGTAGCTATACCACCACGGCACATTTTCAAGAAATATTGTAGAGGTATTTAAAACCATATGGTTAACTCATCGAAAGGTAACTGCTGTACTTGCCACACTACCCAACGTTctatacaccatatgaaaggtccatctccattcctcaatataacgtcatgttcccaacaaatgaggaggagatacttacaccatatgaaaggtccatctccattcctcaatataacgtcatgttcccaacaaatgaggaggagatactgtacaccatatgaaaggtccatctccattcctcaatataacgtcatgttatcaacaaatgaggaggagatactgtacaccatatgaaaggtccatctccattcctcaatataacgtcatgttcccaacaaatgaggaggagatacttacaccatatgaaaggtccatctccattcctcaatataatgtcatgttcccaacaaatgaggaggagatactgtacaccatatgaaaggtccatctccattcctcaatataacgtcatgttcccaacaaatgaggaggagaactATAGTCACATGATCTATGTACAGTCATTTGGTTTGTAAATGATTGGTGTCTTGGTACTGCAAAATGATAAGGAAAATATTATTTTCAGTCAATAAGAACATCATTAACGTATCTACTCCACCACAGCACATTTCCAAGAAATATTGTAGAGGTATTTAAAACCATATGGTTGACTCATTGAAAGGTAATTGCTGTACTTACCACACTACCCAACGTTCTATACACCATAGGAAAGTCCATCTCTATTCTTTAGTATAATGTCATGTTcgcaacaaatgaggaggagatactgtacaccatatgaaaggtccatctccattcctcaatataacgtcatgtttccaacaaatgaggaggagatactgagattgcaggcttggctggcttaaatcaggtttggtctccacccagagactggccacattaatcaccttgcaggtggacagacagacatggagaaggccaaatgaaaggtccatctccattcctcaatataacgtcatgttcccaacaaataaggaggagatactgtacaccaaatgaaaggtccatctccattcctcaatataacgtcatgttcccaacaaataaggaggagatactgtacaccaaatgaaaggtccatctccattcctcgaTATAAACATCATAATTCAATCTTGTTTCCAAAATATGAGGTGGTGGTATTGCACATAATATGGGAGGAGCATCTCCAATGATCACCAAAAATGGTAAACTACTCAATATTTGGAATAAATGAGGAGAACATACTATACGCATGTATACTTGATacacaaatacaaataaatattttttattgcttttcaaCAGATGGTCGCTATGTAGGAAATACATCAAAGGGAGGTCCTATTTCATATCGAATTTTTAAAGCtgaaaataatgacatcaggcaAAATTCTCCAGAATTGAATACCATAACCGAGAACCCTCCTCAGAGGCCTTATGGCTTGGAGACATCAAAGGATCCCACTAATCCTGAGGAGTCTTCTAAAAAATCAGATACTTTGACTTCAGATACCCGCTCGACACTTCACACTGCAGATAGACCAACGAATCCACCCAAGGAATCTTCTCAAAGCCAAGAAGGACTTCACACGGGGGAGAGCTCATTGTCATGCTTGGGTTGCGGGAAATCCTTTAAGACTAATTCTGAACTTCTTATCCATCTCAGATCCCACACCAAGGTGACCATTCTATGTCCGGAATGCGGGAAATCTTTTACCGATAAAAAAGTATTCAATGAtcaccagaaaattcacacaggtgagactcctttctcatgttcagagtgcgggaaatatttCACTTGGAAAGGAAACCTTAttacacaccagaggattcacaggGGTGAGCGTCCGTATTCATGTTCAAAGTGCGGGagatctttcactcagaaaggacATCTAATTAGACATCAGAAAACACACTCCTGCTGATGCTGCTGACAATTGtacgatgattttttttttactggataatGTGTTCAGTCCATACAACAACTGTATAATAAAATCTTACTTTTTAAGGGGGTACCTCCCTGCACAAGTGATATTCATTGACATTCATTGGCTTCTTCTGTTCTGGACTGTCCAGTTGGGATCTCTGCCTTTTACAGTTCCTGGCTCTGTTCCTGCACACCATGGGGTCTGTTTCTAGGCTTTTCTT
Proteins encoded in this window:
- the LOC120909470 gene encoding zinc finger protein 7-like gives rise to the protein MEDEEIPHHDQGNDLVVVKVKIKEEEEEMLVSGDQQSMEEGKTIMKTKQEESSLGIGTDGRYVGNTSKGGPISYRIFKAENNDIRQNSPELNTITENPPQRPYGLETSKDPTNPEESSKKSDTLTSDTRSTLHTADRPTNPPKESSQSQEGLHTGESSLSCLGCGKSFKTNSELLIHLRSHTKVTILCPECGKSFTDKKVFNDHQKIHTGETPFSCSECGKYFTWKGNLITHQRIHRGERPYSCSKCGRSFTQKGHLIRHQKTHSC